Proteins encoded in a region of the Saccharothrix ecbatanensis genome:
- a CDS encoding molybdopterin-dependent oxidoreductase — MNRWTAALIGLLGVAAALAAGHLVAGLVGPSASPFLAVGNTAIDFTPSAVKDFAIRAFGTADKLVLLLGMAVVLVALATAAGLLSRRSPRPGTVLAVVIGLLGVGAVLYRPDLGQLGVLAPIASLVAGVVVFRWLHAKASETPTVDGRRTFLIASGATAVGAGLAGLTGQLIGGRVDVEASRRAVGDLKPFASAPAIPADADFAAEGTPAFITPNKDFYRIDTALSVPRVRAEDWVLRVHGMVDRELTLRYDDLRRRDLVERTVTLVCVSNEVGGRYISTANFVGVPLRDVLMEAGVHPDADQLFSTSADGWTAGTPTAVVLERDRGALIALGMNGEPLPVEHGFPARLVVPGLYGYVSATKWVVDLELTTFADRRAYWLERQWAREAPVKVMSRIDRPRRQSKVSGRVVATGVAWAQPTGVAEVEVRVDNGPWRATTLSADVSDSTWRMWRVELDLPPGGHTIESRATDKSGSTQPQARLDPLPDGATGWHSVFFTVE, encoded by the coding sequence ATGAACCGCTGGACCGCCGCCCTCATCGGACTCCTCGGCGTGGCCGCCGCGCTCGCCGCCGGGCACCTCGTCGCCGGGCTGGTCGGGCCGTCGGCCTCACCGTTCCTCGCCGTCGGCAACACCGCGATCGACTTCACGCCCAGCGCCGTGAAGGACTTTGCGATTCGTGCGTTCGGCACCGCCGACAAGCTCGTGCTGCTCCTCGGCATGGCGGTGGTCCTCGTTGCCCTGGCCACGGCCGCCGGGCTCCTGTCCCGCCGTTCGCCCCGGCCCGGCACGGTCCTTGCGGTCGTGATCGGACTGCTCGGCGTCGGAGCCGTGCTCTACCGGCCCGACCTGGGACAACTTGGCGTCCTCGCCCCGATCGCGAGCCTGGTCGCCGGCGTCGTGGTCTTCCGGTGGCTGCACGCCAAGGCGTCGGAGACCCCGACCGTCGACGGCAGGCGCACGTTCCTCATCGCGTCCGGCGCGACAGCCGTGGGCGCCGGCCTGGCAGGTCTCACCGGGCAGCTGATCGGCGGCCGGGTGGACGTGGAGGCGTCCCGGAGGGCCGTCGGCGACCTCAAGCCCTTCGCATCTGCACCGGCCATCCCGGCGGACGCGGACTTCGCCGCCGAGGGCACGCCCGCGTTCATCACCCCGAACAAGGACTTCTACCGGATCGACACGGCGCTGAGCGTGCCCAGGGTGCGCGCCGAGGACTGGGTGCTGCGCGTGCACGGCATGGTCGACCGCGAGTTGACCCTCCGCTACGACGACCTGCGGCGGCGTGACCTGGTGGAACGCACGGTCACGCTGGTCTGCGTGTCCAACGAGGTCGGCGGCCGGTACATCTCCACCGCGAACTTCGTCGGTGTGCCGCTGCGCGACGTGCTGATGGAGGCCGGCGTGCACCCGGACGCGGACCAGCTGTTCTCCACCAGCGCGGACGGCTGGACGGCGGGCACGCCGACCGCCGTGGTGCTGGAGCGGGACCGGGGCGCGCTGATCGCGCTGGGCATGAACGGCGAGCCGCTGCCGGTGGAGCACGGCTTCCCGGCCCGGCTGGTCGTGCCCGGCCTGTACGGCTACGTCTCGGCCACCAAGTGGGTCGTCGACCTGGAGCTGACCACGTTCGCCGACCGGCGGGCGTACTGGCTGGAACGCCAGTGGGCGCGGGAGGCGCCGGTCAAGGTGATGTCCCGGATCGACCGCCCCCGACGCCAGTCGAAGGTGTCCGGCCGGGTCGTGGCGACGGGTGTGGCGTGGGCCCAGCCCACCGGCGTGGCCGAGGTGGAGGTGCGGGTCGACAACGGCCCGTGGCGGGCCACGACGCTGTCCGCCGACGTCAGCGACTCGACCTGGCGGATGTGGCGGGTCGAACTCGATCTACCGCCGGGCGGTCACACGATCGAGTCGCGTGCCACCGACAAGTCCGGTTCCACCCAGCCCCAGGCACGCCTCGACCCGCTGCCGGACGGCGCGACCGGCTGGCACTCGGTCTTCTTCACCGTCGAATGA